One Spea bombifrons isolate aSpeBom1 chromosome 1, aSpeBom1.2.pri, whole genome shotgun sequence DNA window includes the following coding sequences:
- the GSR gene encoding glutathione reductase, mitochondrial, producing the protein MSQAPCAPPDSGAAPGSPQNPRRRPHCSFDYLVIGGGSGGLASARRAAELGARVAVVESNKLGGTCVNVGCVPKKIMWNAAIHSEYVHDHEDYGFQISDVKFTWKVIKDKRDAYVSRLNDIYQNNLHKARIEIVRGHASFTSDPEPTLEVSGQKYTAPHILIATGGKPSVPSDAEVPGASLGITSDGFFELEDLPRRSVIVGAGYIAVEIAGILSALGSRAALLIRQDKVLRTFDSMISVNCTEELENTGVDVWKYAEVKSVKKTSKGLEISVQCSVPGRKPTIRTIEDVDCLLWAIGRDPNTEGLNLENLGLELDEKGHIVVDEYQNTSRKGIYAVGDVCGRALLTPVAIAAGRRLSHRLFEGQEDSKLDYNNIPTVVFSHPPIGTVGLTEEEAVTMKGRENVKVYTTSFSPMYHAVTRRKTKCVMKLVCVDKEEKVVGLHMQGQGCDEMLQGFAVAIKMGATKKDFDNTVAIHPTSSEELVTLR; encoded by the exons ATGTCCCAAGCACCGTGTGCCCCTCCTGACTCGGGAGCTGCGCCGGGATCGCCCCAGAATCCGAGGCGGCGCCCCCACTGCTCGTTTGATTACTTGGTGATCGGGGGAGGATCGGGCGGGCTGGCGAGTGCCCGCCGGGCGGCTGAGTTAGGAGCCCGGGTAGCCGTGGTGGAAAGCAACAAGCTGGGGGGAACCTGT GTGAATGTAGGATGTGTGCCAAAAAAG ATAATGTGGAACGCTGCTATCCATTCTGAGTACGTCCACGACCACGAGGATTATGGATTCCAAATCTCGGATGTAAAATTCACTTGGAA GGTAATCAAGGATAAACGAGATGCCTATGTTAGTCGCCTTAATGACATTTACCAAAATAACCTTCATAAG GCTCGGATAGAAATTGTCCGGGGACACGCATCATTTACATCTGATCCAGAGCCTACACTGGAAGTCAGTGGTCAGAAGTACACTGCACCTCACATTCTGATAGCCACAGGAGGAAAACCATCTGTGCCATCGGATGCCGAGGTTCCTG GAGCGAGTTTAGGAATAACAAGCGATGGATTCTTTGAACTTGAAGACTTGCCAAG ACGCAGTGTTATTGTTGGTGCCGGTTACATTGCTGTTGAAATCGCTGGGATCCTGTCAGCTCTGGGTTCAAGAGCTGCTTTGCTGATTCGCCAAGACAAG GTCCTGAGGACTTTTGACTCGATGATTAGTGTAAACTGCACAGAGGAGCTGGAGAATACCGGAGTAGATGTCTGGAAGTACGCAGAG GTAAAATCAGTGAAGAAGACCAGCAAGGGTTTGGAGATCAGTGTACAATGCTCTGTTCCAGGACGCAAGCCCACAATACGAACTATCGAAGATGTAGACTGCCTATTATGGGCCATTGGCAGAGACCCCAACACTGAGGGTTTGAACTTGGAGAACCTG GGACTTGAGTTGGATGAGAAGGGTCACATAGTGGTGGATGAGTATCAAAACACCAGCCGTAAAGGAATCTATGCTGTTGGAGATGTGTGTGGACGAGCACTCTTGACACCAG ttgccatagcagcaggaAGAAGACTGTCCCATCGGCTCTTTGAAGGTCAAGAGGATTCCAAACTCGACTACAACAATATTCCAACAGTGGTCTTCAGCCATCCCCCTATAGGGACAGTTGGACTCACTGAAG AGGAAGCAGTGACCATGAAAGGTAGAGAGAATGTGAAGGTTTATACCACCTCTTTTTCACCCATGTACCACGCAGTAACCAGACGGAAAACCAAATGTGTCATGAAACTGGTCTGTGTTGACAAAGAGGAGAAG GTGGTTGGGTTGCACATGCAGGGACAGGGATGTGATGAGATGCTCCAGGGATTTGCCGTAGCAATCAAAATGGGAGCCACCAAGAAAGACTTTGATAACACAGTTGCAATTCACCCCACCTCATCAGAGGAACTCGTCACACTCCGTTAA